One Bacillota bacterium genomic window, TGGCGTAGTTCTAATGACGACAATCGCCACGCTCGCTCTCTACGCCGCCACAAACAATGTCGCTTTGGCTCGTACGGGCAATCCGCGGGCGATCAAGCACCTATCAGGCTTGCTTGCTGTGCTCCTTGTTCTACAGGCTGCTTCCTACCGTATTGACGCCTACCGCTTGGTGTATTCGCCTCGCGGCGTGGCTTTTGGGGCTAGCTATACAGATCTTTTCGCCTCGCTCCCCATTCTCTACATACTGATGGCGCTGGCCGTGGTGGGTGCCATGGTAGCCCTAATCAACCTCAAGGTGAGAAAGACAAAACTGCTCCTTGGAGTGCCTGCAGCGATGATGACAGTGTCCCTCCTGGCGGGGGGCATTTACCCCGCCATCGTTCAGCAGTACATTGTCGAGCCCAATGAACTGGCGCGCGAGACGCCCTTTATTCCTGTGGATAAGTAGGGTAAAAGTGTGGATAACTCAATGAACTGGCGCGCGAGACGCCCTTTATTCGCCACAATATTGAGTTCACGCGCCGTGCGTTCGGCCTTGACGCAATCACCATCAAAGATCTACCGGCGCCTGCTCCCCTCTCCACGCGCCATTTTAGAGAACATGAATACGCCTTAACAAATGCACGCTTGCTCGACTGGACGGCGCTACTCAGATCCTACCGTCAGCTCCAGGGTATGCGGGTTTACTATCGTTTTCACGATGTCGACATCGATCGCTATGTGCTGGAGGGCAGCTTAGAGCAAGTGATGCTGGCTGCGCGTGAGCTTTCTGTCGAGGATCTATACCCAGCCGCTCGCACCTGGATTAACGAGCACCTACGCTATACTCATGGCTTTGGTGCGGTCGTTTCGCCGGTTAATCGCACTGGCCCACGGGGTGAGCCCCTCTTTTATGTACAAGACATACCACCGCGCTCTCTGCATCCCGAGCTACAAATTACCCGCCCAGAAATATACTTTGGCGAGTTCCCCGGGGGCTACGTCACAGTAAACGCCAAGACCGATGAATTTAGCTTCCCCCTAGGGGAAGAGAATGCTACCACCCGCTACGTGGGGCAGGACGGCGTGCCCTTGACCTTTTTTAACAAGCTTATGTTCAGCTTGCGCTATGGCACAACGATGCTCTTGCTCTCCGATGATGTACAGCCAGAGAGTCGCATTCTTTTCCACCGCAATATCTTAGAGCGGGTGCGTATGATCGCGCCGTTTCTTAGCTACGACCCCGACCCCTACTTGGTCATTAACGACGGGCGCCTCTTTTGGATAATAGACGCCTACACGACCTCGAAACACTTTCCCTACTCTACACCACATGACCCTACCGGCATTAACTACATCCGCAATTCCGTAAAAGTTGTGGTCGACGCCTACGAGGGCACAGTGGATTTCTATCAGGTAGACCACGAAGACCCTATCGCCAACACTCTCCATGCCGCTTTCCCCGGCCTGTTACAGCCCTTGTCCGCCATGCCCGCAGGCCTACGGGCGCATATTCGCTACCCAGAACAACTTTTGACTATACAAGCGCATATGCTGGCCACTTACCACATGACTAGCCCCTCTACCTTCTATAATAAGGAGGACATTTGGCGCATCGCGCGCGAACCAGTAGGGCAGCGCGATCAGCCCGTGAACCCCTACTACACCATCACCAGCCTACCGATGACCGCCGAGGGCCGTTACGAGTTTGCCCTGCTACTGCCCCTTACCCCTGCGGGGACAGCCGAAAACCCCAAGCACAATTTAATCGCCTTCCTGACTGCGAGAAGTGATGGCGAAAACTACGGCGAACTTCTGCTCTACCGCTTGCCTAAGGACGTGCTCGTGCAAGGCCCGATGCAAATTGAGGCCAGAATTAACCAAGACGCCGAGATTTCCCCCCTGCTTACCCTCTGGGGGCAAGGCGGCTCAACCGTCTTTCGGGGAAATCTATTACTCATCCCCGTGGGGGATTCCTTCATCTACGTACAGCCGCTCTACATCCAGGCTACTGGCAATAGCCTGCCAGAGTTAAAGAGGGTAATCGTGGCAACGGAAGATAATATCGCCATGGCCGAGACTTTCGCGCAGGCCTTGTCTGAACTTGTGGGCACCGAAATAGAGGACCCCACTCCACCCCCGCCTGGTGAAACCGGAGTTCCCCTGCCCATAGCCGAACTGGCAGCAGCCATCGAGAGAGCCTTCGCAGCGGCGGAGGGGGCAGCGAGAACTGGCAACTGGGCACAGTATGGTCAGTATTTGCAGGAGCTAGGCCGCCTGATTGCGGAGCTGCGGCGATTGCAGCCGTAGCCCTGTCGCACAGGGACGGAGGGAATGCGACATCTCCGACAGCATTTTGTCATCTTTTCTGAAACTCGGGAGTGTTTGGTGAGAGTTACATGGGGAATGGGCTCTAGAGCTGATGGAACTTTATTGCAGTATAGCCTGACGAGGGGGCGAAAAAGACAAAATGCTTGTGTTGTTTGCTATGATAACAGATCCTGATGACAGGGATTTTATGATGGACCTATATAAGGTGCACTACGGGTTTGTGCGAAGCGCCATTCTTAAGATAACCGGCGATAGGGCCTGTCTTGAAGACCTCACAAACGACACCTTTATGAAGCTAATCGGAAAAATCGCTATACTACGCACCTTAGACTGTTGCAGATTAGCCGCCTATGTTGTCTATACAAGTAGAAGCATAGGCATTAACTTCGTCCGGCATCGTACCGTGCAAGACAAGTATGTTTACTTCGGCTTGGAGGAAGATCTGGCAGAAGGGGCAGCTGATCCTAGAGAGAGTGTGGAAGATAAGGTGATTTACTGGGATGAGCGGGAAGACCTATGGCGAACCATACTGCGACTGCCCGAGAAAGACAGGGATCTTCTCTACTTCAAGTATGTTATGGAACTGCATGACGTAGATATTGCTGAGTTGCTAAACATCACTCCCGCCAGCGTCAG contains:
- a CDS encoding UPF0182 family protein translates to MARETPFIRHNIEFTRRAFGLDAITIKDLPAPAPLSTRHFREHEYALTNARLLDWTALLRSYRQLQGMRVYYRFHDVDIDRYVLEGSLEQVMLAARELSVEDLYPAARTWINEHLRYTHGFGAVVSPVNRTGPRGEPLFYVQDIPPRSLHPELQITRPEIYFGEFPGGYVTVNAKTDEFSFPLGEENATTRYVGQDGVPLTFFNKLMFSLRYGTTMLLLSDDVQPESRILFHRNILERVRMIAPFLSYDPDPYLVINDGRLFWIIDAYTTSKHFPYSTPHDPTGINYIRNSVKVVVDAYEGTVDFYQVDHEDPIANTLHAAFPGLLQPLSAMPAGLRAHIRYPEQLLTIQAHMLATYHMTSPSTFYNKEDIWRIAREPVGQRDQPVNPYYTITSLPMTAEGRYEFALLLPLTPAGTAENPKHNLIAFLTARSDGENYGELLLYRLPKDVLVQGPMQIEARINQDAEISPLLTLWGQGGSTVFRGNLLLIPVGDSFIYVQPLYIQATGNSLPELKRVIVATEDNIAMAETFAQALSELVGTEIEDPTPPPPGETGVPLPIAELAAAIERAFAAAEGAARTGNWAQYGQYLQELGRLIAELRRLQP
- a CDS encoding sigma-70 family RNA polymerase sigma factor, producing the protein MLVLFAMITDPDDRDFMMDLYKVHYGFVRSAILKITGDRACLEDLTNDTFMKLIGKIAILRTLDCCRLAAYVVYTSRSIGINFVRHRTVQDKYVYFGLEEDLAEGAADPRESVEDKVIYWDEREDLWRTILRLPEKDRDLLYFKYVMELHDVDIAELLNITPASVRQYLTRARRAAKKLIEEEVKDHAQ